Proteins from a single region of Paramormyrops kingsleyae isolate MSU_618 chromosome 9, PKINGS_0.4, whole genome shotgun sequence:
- the slc52a3-2b gene encoding solute carrier family 52, riboflavin transporter, member 3-B isoform X2, with the protein MSFRTHVLACMFGMGSWVAINGMWVELPLIVPQIPESWHLPSYLTVLIQAANVGPLLVTLLHYFRPGVVNEGAVIYGIAAVGCLACLLLAFLWHHTVEVAGARHSVPLLSLTFFLSVVDCTSSVTFLPFMMRLQPQYLTTYFIGEGLSGLVPALAALVQGVGVVHCHNATQKDNGTRVNASETGQQLEAHYQPANFSTQTFFIFLTAMMVACMCAFHLLNRHPSVRQEHMGNGYLAGQKEEPGLRLQSPLEPKPMVTPVNCHQGEQRSTFGSGTYSTTEVLFIFVVLAWVNALTNTVLPSVQTYSCLPYGNKAYHLAAAMGALANPLACFIAMFVPVRSLKLMGFLSLSGTGFGAYIMFVAAMSPCPLLVHSGSGTVLIVAAWILFVLTLSYVKVTIGVILRDEGHSALVWCGAVVQLGSMLGALTMFPLVSVHSLFTSGDPCNTRCPL; encoded by the exons ATGTCGTTTCGGACACACGTGCTCGCTTGCATGTTCGGTATGGGCTCCTGGGTGGCTATCAATGGCATGTGGGTGGAGCTTCCTCTCATCGTGCCCCAGATCCCAGAGAGTTGGCACCTGCCCTCTTACCTGACTGTCCTCATCCAGGCAGCCAACGtgggccccctgctggtcacgctgCTGCACTACTTCCGGCCGGGCGTCGTGAATGAGGGGGCGGTCATCTACGGCATCGCGGCCGTGGGCTGCCTGGCCTGCCTCCTGCTGGCATTCCTGTGGCACCACACGGTGGAGGTGGCGGGCGCCCGTCACAGCGTGCCCCTGCTGTCGCTCACCTTCTTCCTGTCCGTGGTGGACTGCACCTCCTCCGTCACATTCCTACCCTTCATGATGCGCCTTCAACCTCAGTACCTCACCACGTACTTCATCGGGGAGGGGCTGAGTGGACTTGTGCCGGCATTGGCTGCGCTGGTCCAGGGTGTGGGTGTGGTTCACTGTCACAACGCTACCCAGAAGGACAACGGGACTCGGGTCAATGCCTCGGAAACAGGCCAACAGCTGGAGGCCCACTACCAGCCTGCCAATTTCTCCACCCAAACCTTCTTCATCTTCCTCACCGCCATGATGGTGGCATGCATGTGCGCCTTCCATCTTCTGAACCGTCACCCATCTGTAAGGCAGGAGCACATGGGCAACGGATACCTGGCAGGACAGAAGGAGGAGCCGGGACTCAGACTGCAAAGCCCACTGGAACCAAAGCCCATGGTCACACCAGTGAActgccaccagggggagcaGAGGAGCACCTTTGGCTCTGGCACATACAGCACGACGGAGGTGCTGTTCATCTTTGTGGTCCTGGCGTGGGTGAATGCACTCACCAACACCGTCCTGCCCTCTGTCCAGACATACTCTTGCCTCCCCTACGGCAACAAGGCCTATCATCTCGCGGCTGCCATGGGTGCATTAGCTAATCCTTTAGCTTGCTTCATTGCCATGTTTGTGCCCGTAAG GTCACTGAAGCTGATGGGGTTTCTCAGCCTGTCTGGCACGGGCTTCGGGGCTTACATAATGTTCGTAGCGGCGATGAGTCCCTGTCCACTTCTGGTCCACAGCGGCTCAGGAACGGTCCTCATT GTTGCAGCCTGGATTCTCTTTGTATTAACACTATCCTATGTGAAAGTGACCATTGGGGTAATCCTGCGAGATGAAGGACATAGCGCCCTCGTGTGGTGTGGAGCAGTAGTGCAACTGGGATCTATGCTTGGAGCCTTAACAATGTTTCCCCTTGTTAGTGTGCACAGTCTCTTTACATCAGGAGACCCTTGTAACACTAGATGTCCACTCTAG
- the slc52a3-2b gene encoding solute carrier family 52, riboflavin transporter, member 3-B isoform X1, translating into MDSWNQPVLQWNHKSITRSPHLPGPRPVKLQGGRPFASRPGAYLPLTSPLALFTMSFRTHVLACMFGMGSWVAINGMWVELPLIVPQIPESWHLPSYLTVLIQAANVGPLLVTLLHYFRPGVVNEGAVIYGIAAVGCLACLLLAFLWHHTVEVAGARHSVPLLSLTFFLSVVDCTSSVTFLPFMMRLQPQYLTTYFIGEGLSGLVPALAALVQGVGVVHCHNATQKDNGTRVNASETGQQLEAHYQPANFSTQTFFIFLTAMMVACMCAFHLLNRHPSVRQEHMGNGYLAGQKEEPGLRLQSPLEPKPMVTPVNCHQGEQRSTFGSGTYSTTEVLFIFVVLAWVNALTNTVLPSVQTYSCLPYGNKAYHLAAAMGALANPLACFIAMFVPVRSLKLMGFLSLSGTGFGAYIMFVAAMSPCPLLVHSGSGTVLIVAAWILFVLTLSYVKVTIGVILRDEGHSALVWCGAVVQLGSMLGALTMFPLVSVHSLFTSGDPCNTRCPL; encoded by the exons ATGGACAGCTGGAACCAGCCCGTCTTGCAGTGGAACCACAAAAGCATCACGAGGTCTCCACATCTACCTGGCCCAAGACCCGTAAAATTGCAGGGTGGCCGTCCCTTCGCCAGCCGTCCTGGAGCAT ATCTTCCTCTCACCTCGCCACTGGCCCTGTTCACCATGTCGTTTCGGACACACGTGCTCGCTTGCATGTTCGGTATGGGCTCCTGGGTGGCTATCAATGGCATGTGGGTGGAGCTTCCTCTCATCGTGCCCCAGATCCCAGAGAGTTGGCACCTGCCCTCTTACCTGACTGTCCTCATCCAGGCAGCCAACGtgggccccctgctggtcacgctgCTGCACTACTTCCGGCCGGGCGTCGTGAATGAGGGGGCGGTCATCTACGGCATCGCGGCCGTGGGCTGCCTGGCCTGCCTCCTGCTGGCATTCCTGTGGCACCACACGGTGGAGGTGGCGGGCGCCCGTCACAGCGTGCCCCTGCTGTCGCTCACCTTCTTCCTGTCCGTGGTGGACTGCACCTCCTCCGTCACATTCCTACCCTTCATGATGCGCCTTCAACCTCAGTACCTCACCACGTACTTCATCGGGGAGGGGCTGAGTGGACTTGTGCCGGCATTGGCTGCGCTGGTCCAGGGTGTGGGTGTGGTTCACTGTCACAACGCTACCCAGAAGGACAACGGGACTCGGGTCAATGCCTCGGAAACAGGCCAACAGCTGGAGGCCCACTACCAGCCTGCCAATTTCTCCACCCAAACCTTCTTCATCTTCCTCACCGCCATGATGGTGGCATGCATGTGCGCCTTCCATCTTCTGAACCGTCACCCATCTGTAAGGCAGGAGCACATGGGCAACGGATACCTGGCAGGACAGAAGGAGGAGCCGGGACTCAGACTGCAAAGCCCACTGGAACCAAAGCCCATGGTCACACCAGTGAActgccaccagggggagcaGAGGAGCACCTTTGGCTCTGGCACATACAGCACGACGGAGGTGCTGTTCATCTTTGTGGTCCTGGCGTGGGTGAATGCACTCACCAACACCGTCCTGCCCTCTGTCCAGACATACTCTTGCCTCCCCTACGGCAACAAGGCCTATCATCTCGCGGCTGCCATGGGTGCATTAGCTAATCCTTTAGCTTGCTTCATTGCCATGTTTGTGCCCGTAAG GTCACTGAAGCTGATGGGGTTTCTCAGCCTGTCTGGCACGGGCTTCGGGGCTTACATAATGTTCGTAGCGGCGATGAGTCCCTGTCCACTTCTGGTCCACAGCGGCTCAGGAACGGTCCTCATT GTTGCAGCCTGGATTCTCTTTGTATTAACACTATCCTATGTGAAAGTGACCATTGGGGTAATCCTGCGAGATGAAGGACATAGCGCCCTCGTGTGGTGTGGAGCAGTAGTGCAACTGGGATCTATGCTTGGAGCCTTAACAATGTTTCCCCTTGTTAGTGTGCACAGTCTCTTTACATCAGGAGACCCTTGTAACACTAGATGTCCACTCTAG